The Bacteroidetes Order II. bacterium genome has a window encoding:
- a CDS encoding RecQ family ATP-dependent DNA helicase encodes MKSIAFIDTEIEPKSRKILDIGSVKGDGSSFHKTSVADFIQFLNGTRFICGHNIFNHDIKYIGKALTDAGINSANIIDTLFLSPLLFPTKPYHALLKDDKLQSEDINNPLNDSIKAKDLFNDEVAAFKQTDETLRQIFYLLLNDKREFHSFFRFIAYTTETIDLKKLIHQKFENEICKQVDLSKIISEHPIELAYCLSLVSSFIEHKKIHSITPPWVLKNYPEVERIMFRLRNQPCVTGCEYCNNALDIHKGLKRFFGFDSFRTYGGEPLQEKAVKAAVDNKSMLAVFPTGGGKSITFQVPALMSGEAAKGLTVVISPLQSLMKDQVDNLEKIGITEAVTINGLLDPIERAKSFERVEDGSATILYISPESLRSKTIERLILGRKIVRFVIDEAHCFSSWGQDFRVDYLYIGDFIKQLQEKKNLEDGIPVSCFTATAKQKVIEDIREYFKEKLSLDLELYTSKASRTNLQYKVFEKGDEEEKYQAARDLIEEKNCPTIIYVSRTRKAYLLAERLTKDGFNAKPYHGKMDKQEKSENQDSFISGETQIMVATSAFGMGVDKKDVGMVIHYEISDSLENYIQEAGRAGRDENIVADCFVLFNEEDLSKHFILLNQTKLSIKEIQQIWKAIKDITRFRLKVSNSALEIARKAGWDDNVVEIETRVTTAIAALEDAGYLKRGQNMPRIFANSILSKNAQEAIDKINASERFEEKQKEKGIRIIKKLFSSKSRKQSSEDPAESRIDYISDHLGIVKEEVINIVNLLREEKILADAKDLTAFIKKGENKNRSLNIVESFGKIENFLLSVFEEQEKTFHVKELNEEAEQKGCDDVSPNKIKTVINFWAIKNWIKRQNLQYSKNHIAAISLHPRALLKEKLEKRHELAKFIIEFLHEKSNLNVNEDEVEKEEVLVEFSVHELKAAYENHQSLFKLEIGIDDIEDTLFYLSRIEAIKIEGGFLVVYNRLTIERVEQDNKKRYKAEDYQKLNQFYENKVQQIHIVGEYAKKMISDYKDALQFVEDYFQLNYQSFLNKYFKGSRQNEIKRNLTPAKFRQLFGELSPTQLKIINDNETKHIVVAAGPGSGKTRVLVHKLASLLLMEDVKHEQLLMVTFSRAAATEFKKRLLKLIGNAANYIEIKTFHSYCFDLLGKVGSLEKSDAILKKTIDKIKSREVEPSRITKTVLVIDEAQDMDEDEFNLINALMEQNEEMRVIAVGDDDQNIYEFRGASSKYLEQFIQVNSAAKHELVENYRSKSNLVEFTNQYVTKIHHRLKDIPIIAKQTDNGRIKLVRYQSGNLITPLVHDILTTGLTGTICVLTKTNEEALQITGLLLKNEMQARLIQTNDGFSLYNLSEVRFFFSQLNLAGDVFIISDDVWANAKRELINKFRNSTKLEVCTNIIKDFEATNPKKKYKSDLEVFIRESKLEDFFNENGETIFVSTIHKAKGKEFDNVFLMLENFNPATDEAKRQLYVAMTRAKQNLTVHLNSNFLDNLSAENLERIEDIEIYLSPKELAMHLTYKDVWLDYFVNRQHLISQLMSGDVLTLNGDECLNSHGQSVLKFSQHFLRQIESLKEKNYILKSVKVNFIVYWLKEGAEHEVKILLPELYFEKHQNEE; translated from the coding sequence GTGAAGTCAATTGCATTCATTGATACCGAGATTGAACCAAAGAGCCGAAAGATTCTTGACATTGGAAGCGTCAAAGGTGATGGAAGTTCTTTTCATAAAACTTCGGTTGCTGACTTCATCCAGTTTCTAAATGGAACACGCTTCATCTGCGGACACAACATTTTTAATCACGATATAAAGTATATTGGCAAAGCACTCACTGATGCAGGGATAAATTCAGCAAACATAATTGATACTTTGTTTCTTTCTCCCCTACTATTTCCGACAAAGCCTTATCATGCTTTATTAAAAGACGACAAACTACAATCGGAAGACATAAACAATCCATTAAATGATTCCATCAAGGCAAAAGATTTGTTCAATGATGAAGTTGCAGCGTTCAAACAGACTGACGAAACGCTTAGGCAAATTTTCTATTTACTACTGAATGACAAAAGGGAGTTCCACTCTTTTTTCCGTTTCATAGCATACACAACTGAGACCATAGACCTGAAAAAACTGATTCACCAAAAGTTTGAAAATGAAATTTGCAAACAAGTTGACCTTTCCAAAATAATTTCAGAGCACCCAATTGAACTTGCCTATTGCTTATCGCTCGTAAGCTCTTTCATTGAACATAAAAAAATTCATTCAATCACACCGCCTTGGGTACTGAAAAATTATCCCGAAGTTGAAAGAATCATGTTTCGCTTACGTAACCAACCTTGTGTTACTGGTTGTGAGTATTGCAACAACGCCTTAGATATTCATAAAGGGTTGAAAAGGTTTTTTGGTTTTGATTCGTTTAGAACTTACGGAGGCGAGCCACTCCAAGAAAAAGCAGTTAAGGCAGCAGTTGACAACAAATCAATGCTTGCGGTTTTTCCGACTGGTGGCGGAAAGTCAATTACCTTTCAAGTTCCTGCATTAATGAGTGGTGAAGCTGCCAAAGGCTTGACGGTTGTGATTTCCCCCTTGCAATCGCTGATGAAAGATCAAGTTGACAATCTTGAAAAAATAGGGATTACAGAAGCGGTAACCATAAATGGATTACTTGACCCGATTGAAAGAGCCAAATCTTTTGAACGAGTAGAAGATGGTTCAGCAACTATTCTTTACATCTCACCTGAATCGCTTCGTTCAAAGACAATTGAGCGATTGATTTTAGGTAGAAAGATTGTCCGTTTTGTTATTGACGAGGCACACTGTTTTTCATCATGGGGTCAAGATTTTAGAGTTGACTACCTATATATTGGTGATTTCATTAAACAACTTCAGGAGAAGAAAAATCTTGAGGATGGAATTCCTGTTTCGTGTTTTACCGCGACTGCAAAACAGAAAGTAATAGAAGATATTCGGGAGTACTTCAAAGAAAAGCTTTCTCTTGACCTTGAGCTATATACATCCAAGGCATCAAGGACAAATCTTCAATACAAAGTTTTTGAAAAGGGTGACGAGGAAGAAAAATATCAGGCAGCAAGAGATTTGATTGAGGAAAAGAATTGTCCGACTATCATTTATGTTTCAAGAACCAGAAAGGCCTATCTGCTTGCTGAACGATTAACCAAGGATGGTTTTAATGCCAAACCCTACCATGGAAAGATGGACAAGCAAGAGAAGTCCGAAAATCAAGATTCATTTATCAGCGGTGAAACCCAAATTATGGTAGCAACCTCTGCTTTCGGAATGGGAGTTGATAAAAAAGACGTAGGTATGGTGATTCATTATGAAATTTCGGATTCACTTGAGAACTACATTCAGGAAGCAGGAAGAGCCGGCAGAGATGAAAATATTGTTGCTGATTGCTTCGTATTGTTTAACGAAGAAGACTTAAGTAAACATTTCATTCTATTGAATCAAACGAAACTTTCAATCAAAGAGATTCAGCAAATCTGGAAAGCGATAAAAGACATTACTAGATTCCGATTAAAAGTTTCAAACTCTGCTTTAGAAATTGCACGTAAAGCAGGCTGGGACGATAATGTGGTTGAAATTGAAACCAGAGTAACAACAGCCATTGCAGCCTTAGAAGATGCTGGGTATTTAAAGAGAGGGCAAAATATGCCTAGAATTTTCGCCAACAGTATCCTCTCAAAGAATGCACAAGAAGCTATTGACAAAATCAACGCTTCGGAAAGGTTTGAGGAAAAGCAGAAAGAAAAAGGTATCCGCATCATCAAGAAACTTTTTTCAAGCAAAAGCAGAAAGCAGTCAAGTGAAGATCCTGCTGAATCAAGAATTGATTACATCAGCGATCATCTGGGAATTGTGAAAGAAGAAGTGATAAACATTGTCAATCTTCTTCGTGAGGAAAAGATTCTGGCTGATGCAAAAGATTTGACTGCCTTTATCAAGAAGGGTGAAAACAAAAATCGCTCTCTCAATATCGTTGAATCATTCGGCAAAATTGAAAATTTTCTTTTATCGGTTTTTGAGGAACAGGAAAAAACATTTCACGTCAAAGAATTGAATGAGGAAGCCGAACAGAAAGGTTGTGATGATGTATCTCCAAATAAGATTAAAACTGTCATCAATTTTTGGGCAATCAAGAATTGGATTAAGCGACAAAACCTTCAATACTCAAAGAACCATATTGCCGCTATTTCACTTCATCCGAGGGCTTTGCTGAAAGAGAAATTAGAGAAGCGGCACGAGTTGGCAAAGTTCATTATAGAATTTCTTCATGAGAAAAGTAATTTGAATGTAAACGAAGATGAAGTTGAAAAAGAAGAAGTATTAGTTGAGTTTTCAGTTCATGAATTAAAAGCAGCTTATGAAAACCACCAAAGTCTTTTCAAGCTTGAAATTGGTATCGATGATATTGAGGATACCCTCTTTTATCTTTCAAGGATTGAAGCAATCAAAATTGAAGGTGGGTTTCTTGTTGTTTATAACCGACTTACTATTGAACGAGTTGAGCAGGACAACAAAAAACGCTATAAAGCTGAAGATTATCAAAAGCTGAATCAGTTTTACGAAAACAAGGTTCAGCAAATTCATATTGTTGGTGAGTATGCCAAGAAAATGATAAGCGACTACAAAGATGCTTTACAATTTGTAGAAGATTATTTTCAACTCAACTATCAATCGTTTCTCAATAAATATTTCAAAGGTAGCCGTCAGAATGAAATCAAACGCAACTTAACACCAGCCAAGTTCAGACAGCTTTTCGGAGAACTTTCGCCAACGCAATTGAAAATCATAAATGATAATGAAACAAAACACATTGTTGTAGCTGCTGGTCCTGGAAGCGGAAAGACAAGAGTGTTGGTTCACAAACTTGCTTCATTGCTTTTGATGGAAGATGTAAAACATGAGCAGTTGCTTATGGTGACTTTTTCAAGAGCGGCAGCAACAGAATTCAAAAAGCGTTTGCTTAAACTAATTGGCAATGCAGCAAATTATATCGAAATAAAAACCTTTCATTCCTATTGCTTTGACTTATTGGGAAAGGTTGGCAGCTTGGAAAAGTCAGATGCAATTTTGAAAAAAACGATTGATAAAATCAAGAGTAGAGAAGTTGAGCCAAGTCGAATTACAAAAACCGTTTTGGTGATTGATGAAGCACAGGACATGGATGAAGATGAGTTCAACTTAATAAATGCCTTGATGGAACAGAACGAAGAAATGCGAGTAATTGCAGTTGGTGATGACGACCAGAATATTTATGAGTTTAGAGGAGCAAGTTCAAAATATCTTGAACAGTTTATTCAGGTGAACAGCGCAGCCAAGCATGAGTTAGTTGAGAACTACAGAAGCAAAAGCAATCTTGTAGAATTCACAAATCAGTATGTAACAAAAATCCATCATCGTTTAAAAGATATTCCAATTATTGCCAAACAAACCGACAACGGAAGAATAAAATTGGTTCGTTATCAAAGTGGCAATCTCATTACACCGCTTGTTCATGACATTCTCACAACCGGGCTTACTGGAACTATATGTGTGCTAACTAAGACAAATGAAGAAGCACTTCAAATCACAGGGCTGCTTTTGAAAAACGAAATGCAAGCGAGGTTGATTCAGACAAATGATGGTTTCAGTTTGTATAATCTTTCGGAAGTCAGATTCTTTTTTAGTCAACTGAATTTGGCTGGCGATGTTTTCATAATCAGTGATGATGTTTGGGCAAATGCTAAACGAGAATTGATAAATAAGTTTCGCAACAGCACAAAGTTGGAAGTATGTACGAACATCATTAAGGATTTTGAAGCGACCAATCCAAAGAAGAAATACAAATCTGATTTGGAAGTCTTTATTCGCGAATCCAAACTTGAAGATTTTTTCAATGAGAATGGTGAAACAATTTTCGTTTCAACCATTCATAAAGCAAAGGGTAAAGAGTTTGACAATGTTTTCCTGATGCTTGAAAATTTTAATCCTGCAACGGACGAGGCCAAGAGACAGTTGTATGTTGCCATGACAAGAGCAAAACAAAACTTAACAGTGCATCTTAACTCAAACTTTCTTGACAATCTTTCCGCAGAAAATTTAGAACGAATTGAGGATATTGAAATTTACCTATCACCAAAAGAGTTGGCAATGCATTTAACCTACAAAGATGTTTGGCTTGACTACTTCGTAAATAGGCAACATTTAATTTCTCAACTCATGAGTGGGGATGTATTGACTTTGAACGGTGATGAATGTTTGAACTCGCACGGACAATCAGTTTTGAAGTTTTCACAGCACTTTTTGAGACAAATTGAGAGCTTAAAAGAGAAGAATTATATACTGAAAAGTGTGAAAGTAAACTTCATCGTTTACTGGTTGAAAGAAGGAGCAGAACACGAGGTGAAAATTTTATTACCAGAACTTTACTTTGAGAAACATCAGAATGAAGAATAA
- a CDS encoding putative toxin-antitoxin system toxin component, PIN family produces the protein MQKLILDTNVIVSALISSSIPSKILYELVLTEKVEICLSEEVLSEYVEVLNREKFSKFANFKTKAEVVLNRLQEIATFYQTDRKIEVLTDTSDNKFLELAAVSAADYLTTGNTLDFTMTEFEYTRILTPREYWDNYAPKE, from the coding sequence ATGCAAAAACTCATTCTTGATACAAATGTTATCGTTTCTGCACTCATTTCAAGTTCTATTCCGAGCAAGATTTTGTACGAATTGGTACTAACTGAAAAAGTAGAGATTTGTCTTTCGGAAGAAGTATTATCTGAGTATGTAGAAGTGTTGAACAGAGAGAAGTTCTCAAAATTCGCTAATTTCAAAACCAAAGCCGAAGTTGTGTTGAATAGACTGCAAGAAATTGCTACTTTCTACCAAACAGACAGAAAAATTGAAGTTTTGACAGACACAAGCGACAACAAGTTTTTGGAATTAGCAGCAGTAAGTGCAGCGGACTATTTGACAACAGGGAACACTCTTGACTTCACAATGACAGAGTTTGAATACACAAGAATTT
- a CDS encoding NERD domain-containing protein — translation MGLLSRFIKSKIKGFTGELKTDILLLSLDNSRYKVINNFMTEINGRSCQIDHLIISPYGLFVIETKNYSGWIFAGENNDYWTQIHYKMRNKFYNPIKQNNGHINVLKHFLIKFSKIIYIPIVVFSSAAKIKTEVPSNVVHYHDLISKIKSYKNRTITEPELKEIYELLVEINHKHNHDNRYHASKVKQNLKKIETSINSGFCPRCGGKLVTRKGRFGNFYGCSNFPKCRYTHK, via the coding sequence ATGGGATTATTATCAAGATTCATAAAATCAAAAATTAAAGGATTCACAGGTGAATTAAAAACCGATATCCTTTTATTATCTTTGGATAATTCACGATATAAAGTAATTAATAATTTTATGACAGAAATCAATGGAAGGTCCTGTCAAATTGACCATTTAATAATTTCTCCGTACGGTCTCTTTGTTATTGAAACGAAAAATTATTCCGGTTGGATTTTTGCTGGCGAAAATAATGATTATTGGACTCAAATACATTATAAAATGAGAAACAAGTTCTATAATCCAATAAAGCAAAATAACGGTCATATTAATGTCTTAAAACACTTTTTAATTAAGTTTTCCAAAATTATATACATACCTATTGTTGTATTTTCATCTGCTGCAAAAATCAAGACAGAAGTGCCATCAAATGTAGTACATTATCACGATTTAATAAGTAAGATTAAATCATATAAGAATAGAACAATAACAGAGCCAGAACTAAAAGAAATTTATGAATTGCTTGTTGAAATTAATCACAAACATAACCATGATAATAGATATCATGCTAGTAAAGTTAAACAAAATCTGAAGAAAATAGAAACAAGTATAAACTCTGGATTTTGTCCAAGATGTGGAGGAAAACTTGTAACAAGAAAAGGAAGATTTGGTAATTTCTATGGATGCTCAAACTTTCCTAAATGTAGATATACACATAAATAA
- a CDS encoding beta-lactamase family protein, with protein sequence MKANFERLDKHIRHNNLFNGNLLVALNEEVIYQGSFGFTNNSKQNNLINSNTIFELASVSKQFTAYAALFAFKTARENIDNDIRVFIPNFPYENITTRNLLNHTSGLPDYFQLLDENWDKNKIACNKDVLDLIVKVNPKIHFSPNEKWEYSNTGYVLLASLIEIISGTSFAEFIDENIFKPITMQNSFVYNRRLKPKKINNYAYGIVYNEAKNIFELPDNISDFNDVFYLDGIQGDGTINSTISDLLKWNNEILNKSILDRNLVDIMLSNTQILNNEKVEYGMGWIINDDAKLGKIVYHGGSWPGYSTYNSIYLDEGYSIVSLCNQPKNLEIEQQIIIAMENILFDKPFELPNNE encoded by the coding sequence ATGAAAGCAAATTTTGAAAGACTTGACAAACACATAAGACATAACAATTTATTCAATGGAAACCTTTTGGTAGCACTGAACGAAGAAGTTATTTATCAAGGTTCTTTTGGTTTTACCAATAACAGTAAGCAGAACAACTTAATCAACTCTAATACAATTTTTGAGTTAGCTTCCGTTTCTAAACAATTTACGGCATATGCAGCACTCTTTGCTTTCAAAACTGCCCGAGAAAATATTGACAATGATATTAGAGTATTCATTCCTAATTTTCCTTACGAAAATATTACAACAAGAAATCTGCTAAATCATACTTCAGGACTTCCTGATTATTTTCAATTATTAGATGAAAATTGGGATAAAAATAAAATAGCTTGCAACAAAGATGTTTTAGATTTAATTGTAAAAGTAAATCCAAAAATTCATTTTTCGCCAAATGAAAAGTGGGAGTACTCAAATACAGGTTATGTATTGTTAGCATCATTGATTGAAATCATAAGCGGAACTTCATTCGCTGAATTTATTGATGAAAATATTTTCAAACCGATTACTATGCAAAATTCATTTGTGTATAATAGACGGTTGAAACCGAAGAAAATCAATAATTACGCGTATGGAATTGTGTACAACGAAGCAAAAAATATTTTTGAGTTACCAGACAATATCTCTGATTTCAATGATGTATTTTATTTAGACGGAATTCAAGGTGACGGAACAATAAATTCTACAATATCAGACTTGTTGAAATGGAATAATGAAATTTTAAATAAAAGTATCCTCGACAGAAATTTAGTTGACATAATGCTTTCAAACACTCAAATTCTAAACAACGAAAAAGTTGAATACGGAATGGGTTGGATAATCAATGATGATGCAAAATTAGGAAAAATTGTATATCACGGTGGAAGCTGGCCCGGCTACTCTACTTACAATTCAATTTATTTAGACGAGGGATATTCAATTGTTTCTTTATGTAATCAACCCAAAAACTTAGAAATAGAACAACAAATAATCATCGCTATGGAAAATATTCTTTTCGATAAACCATTTGAATTACCAAATAATGAATAG